In Mesorhizobium sp. 113-3-3, a genomic segment contains:
- a CDS encoding amino acid ABC transporter ATP-binding protein: protein MTFERIGQVKEGPSWYSKAPASVPYAEPSSVRNSSGGRQAVVSDTVIEASNVSKWYGGFRALTGVNLSVRRGERVVICGPSGSGKSTLIRCFNRLEAHQEGEITVNGIRLHGKMRNVSEVRKNVGMVFQHFNLFPHMTVLMNCMCGPMWIKGMSELEARKLALKFLERVRIPEQAHKYAGQLSGGQQQRVAIARSLCMEPAVMLFDEPTSSLDPEMVAEVLETMTSLARDGMTMVCVTHEMGFARSVADRVIFMDAGQIVEEGKPRDFFTNPKHDRTKLFLSQILSH, encoded by the coding sequence ATGACCTTCGAACGCATTGGTCAAGTGAAGGAAGGTCCAAGCTGGTACTCCAAGGCTCCTGCCTCTGTACCGTATGCTGAACCAAGTTCGGTTCGGAATTCATCGGGCGGGAGGCAAGCGGTAGTGAGTGACACGGTCATCGAAGCTAGCAACGTCTCGAAATGGTACGGCGGATTCAGAGCGTTGACTGGCGTCAACCTCAGCGTCCGCAGGGGTGAACGAGTCGTTATCTGCGGCCCCTCTGGTTCGGGCAAGTCGACACTGATCCGCTGCTTCAACCGGCTCGAAGCACATCAGGAGGGCGAGATTACAGTTAACGGGATCAGGCTGCACGGCAAAATGCGCAATGTTTCTGAGGTTCGCAAGAACGTCGGCATGGTGTTCCAGCACTTCAATCTCTTCCCGCACATGACAGTGCTCATGAATTGCATGTGTGGCCCGATGTGGATTAAAGGCATGTCCGAGCTCGAGGCTAGGAAGCTGGCTCTCAAATTCCTCGAGCGCGTGCGAATACCCGAGCAGGCCCACAAATATGCAGGTCAACTCTCAGGAGGCCAGCAGCAGCGCGTCGCGATCGCTCGTTCCCTCTGTATGGAACCTGCCGTCATGCTCTTCGACGAGCCGACCTCATCGCTCGATCCGGAAATGGTCGCTGAAGTGCTGGAGACGATGACCAGTCTCGCGCGCGACGGCATGACCATGGTGTGCGTTACGCACGAAATGGGCTTCGCACGTTCGGTTGCCGACCGAGTTATCTTCATGGACGCGGGCCAGATCGTCGAAGAAGGCAAGCCACGCGACTTCTTCACGAATCCAAAGCATGACAGAACAAAGTTGTTCCTCAGTCAGATCTTGTCGCACTAA
- a CDS encoding dimethylsulfonioproprionate lyase family protein encodes MVNVADTLCRLNPHLKWQSRNRVGPGASDNFLDGNASAMIVGPGGYEDRDDVWIGASLLGPTVTYPDHTHPPEEAYLVLSSGSFRQSEGDWQRKRAGETFHNRPGILHAMRAEAAPMLALWFLSI; translated from the coding sequence CTGGTTAATGTTGCTGACACGCTATGCCGGCTAAATCCGCATCTTAAGTGGCAGTCTCGGAACCGTGTAGGCCCCGGAGCGAGCGACAATTTCCTCGATGGCAATGCCTCCGCCATGATCGTCGGGCCAGGCGGGTATGAGGATCGCGACGACGTGTGGATTGGTGCCAGTTTGCTCGGCCCTACGGTCACATATCCTGATCATACTCATCCACCCGAGGAAGCGTATCTTGTGTTGTCGTCAGGCTCGTTCAGGCAGAGCGAGGGTGACTGGCAGCGTAAGCGGGCGGGGGAGACCTTCCACAATCGTCCAGGCATTCTACATGCGATGCGCGCCGAAGCAGCGCCGATGCTCGCTCTTTGGTTCCTTTCAATTTGA
- a CDS encoding CocE/NonD family hydrolase — translation MKIVTDFPRKVREIENVFIPLSDGTQLSARIWLPEDAETDPVPAILEYTPYRKRDWISARDTATYRYYAGHGYAGVRVDLRGTGESDGLLVDEYAKQEQDDCLEVLAWLAKQPWCTGACGMIGISWGGFNGLQVAARNPPELKAVVSLCSTDDRYRDDIHYIGGCLLLRKITWAEEMTSELTYAPDPALLGERWREMWLRRLENLPLLLDNWLEHQRRDAYWKHGSVCEDYSSISCPVYAVSGWTDGYTNAVPRLLSKLSVPRKGLVGPWGHHYPHVPEAFPGPQIGFLQECLRWWDHWLKGKDTGVMDEPMYRAWLCEPVRPKTFYSERPGRWVAEPSWPSPHIQPQHFTLNVGTLSSTQEPEAELQIRSPLHTGAAAGRFSAWAYPGDMPADQREEDGKSLCFDSEPLETRIEILGAPVVELDVSSNKPVAQICIRLNDVAPDGASTRVSYGLLNLTHRDGHEMPTELEPGRRYKIRVQLKESAYAFPPGNRIRVAVSSAYWPFVWPTPEPATVSVFAGASKLELPTRHPRLEDEHLKPFLPPEAGPLEQSTVHREGSTRETTTRDLVTGETTYVLARDNGSKTIDHIGLEIESGKLDTFKIGEDDPLTATIDIENWHRQARDEWEVHTKSHTSFRATETEFIIEARVDAFEGGNLLVSRKWNIKKNRDLI, via the coding sequence ATGAAGATAGTGACTGACTTCCCACGGAAGGTCCGTGAAATTGAGAACGTATTCATTCCGCTCTCCGACGGCACGCAACTGTCCGCACGTATTTGGCTGCCGGAGGACGCCGAAACCGATCCTGTGCCAGCTATTCTCGAATATACCCCGTATCGCAAGCGCGATTGGATATCCGCACGAGATACGGCTACGTATCGATATTATGCAGGTCATGGCTATGCCGGCGTCCGAGTCGATCTGAGGGGCACTGGCGAGTCGGACGGTTTGCTTGTCGACGAGTATGCAAAGCAGGAGCAGGACGACTGTCTAGAGGTTTTGGCCTGGTTGGCAAAACAGCCTTGGTGCACCGGCGCATGTGGTATGATCGGTATCTCATGGGGCGGTTTTAACGGATTGCAGGTTGCTGCAAGGAACCCCCCGGAATTGAAGGCGGTGGTTTCGCTGTGCTCCACCGACGATCGATATCGGGACGACATTCATTATATCGGTGGATGCCTGCTGCTTCGAAAAATCACCTGGGCAGAAGAGATGACCTCAGAGTTGACCTACGCGCCGGATCCGGCGCTGTTGGGAGAGCGTTGGCGCGAGATGTGGCTAAGGCGATTGGAAAACCTACCGCTGCTTCTCGATAATTGGCTGGAGCATCAGCGTCGTGATGCATATTGGAAGCACGGCTCGGTTTGTGAGGACTACTCCAGTATATCGTGTCCGGTCTACGCTGTTAGCGGCTGGACAGATGGATACACCAACGCGGTGCCCCGTCTACTTTCGAAGTTGAGTGTGCCCCGTAAAGGGTTGGTAGGCCCCTGGGGGCATCACTACCCGCATGTGCCTGAAGCCTTCCCGGGGCCGCAAATAGGGTTTCTGCAGGAATGCCTTAGGTGGTGGGATCACTGGTTAAAGGGCAAGGATACAGGGGTGATGGACGAGCCGATGTATCGGGCGTGGTTGTGTGAACCTGTCCGACCAAAGACATTCTACAGCGAGCGTCCCGGTCGCTGGGTCGCCGAACCCTCTTGGCCGAGTCCTCATATCCAGCCGCAACATTTCACCCTGAATGTAGGTACACTTTCCTCAACGCAGGAGCCTGAAGCCGAACTGCAAATCCGCTCACCTCTTCATACGGGTGCAGCGGCCGGTCGCTTTAGCGCGTGGGCCTATCCCGGCGACATGCCGGCTGATCAGCGCGAAGAAGACGGCAAATCTTTGTGTTTCGACAGTGAGCCGCTGGAAACCAGGATCGAGATTCTGGGGGCACCCGTCGTTGAGCTTGACGTTTCGAGCAACAAACCTGTTGCGCAGATTTGTATTCGCCTAAATGACGTAGCGCCCGATGGTGCCTCGACGCGGGTGAGTTACGGCTTGCTCAATCTTACGCATCGCGACGGACATGAAATGCCAACTGAGCTTGAACCCGGAAGGCGCTACAAGATACGAGTGCAATTGAAGGAGTCAGCTTACGCCTTCCCGCCCGGTAACCGAATTCGTGTTGCTGTGAGTTCGGCTTATTGGCCATTCGTTTGGCCAACTCCGGAACCCGCAACGGTCAGTGTTTTCGCTGGCGCGAGCAAGTTGGAATTGCCGACACGCCACCCCCGTCTCGAAGACGAACATTTGAAACCTTTTTTGCCTCCCGAAGCCGGCCCTCTCGAGCAAAGCACAGTGCACCGGGAGGGGTCGACACGTGAAACAACCACCCGCGACCTAGTGACAGGCGAAACGACGTATGTTCTCGCAAGAGATAATGGCTCTAAGACCATCGATCATATTGGACTGGAGATAGAAAGCGGCAAGCTTGACACTTTCAAGATCGGAGAAGACGATCCCCTTACTGCAACGATCGATATTGAGAATTGGCACCGCCAGGCTCGGGATGAATGGGAAGTTCACACCAAGTCTCATACCTCCTTTCGTGCCACTGAAACCGAATTTATTATCGAAGCGCGGGTAGACGCGTTCGAAGGGGGCAACCTTTTAGTTTCTCGAAAATGGAACATTAAGAAAAACAGAGATCTAATTTAA
- a CDS encoding amidase family protein, whose protein sequence is MRNEIVPFQSYQVDAKMPFEVREATVLDMQAAMASGQISSAELVTAHMARIEAFDQKGPCLNAMICLNPNAGEDAVTRDAERQRGHVRGPLHGIPVILKDNYTTREMPTTAGSVSLATLQTTDDAFQVKKLRDAGAIILGKANMDDLSNGSVSMSSVRGQTLNPYDLRFVPGGSSGGSAVSVAASFAPIAFGTDTGISIRLPASANNLFGLRPTKGLSSITGIVPRSRTHDTAGPMARNVADLAIALDATVGYDPKDPATRAAPKGLTPRFLASLNTESLRCAKFGLVKNLHGAVASEVSVIIAAATETLRKAGASTVELELPLADSLNEATVWNMEFKFDLAEFLAGIPSAPVQCLADILEGGEYYLPFEEEFRLCETSLSLDTDTYRTALAEQVRIRAAVVSKMDELQVDALVYPITRVGPVEIGKIQPGDCNGNLSAVTGLPALAVPAGFSATGLPVGMEWLGRPFADELLVQLAYGYEVVARPRRVPSTTPALS, encoded by the coding sequence TTGCGTAACGAGATCGTCCCCTTCCAGAGTTATCAGGTAGATGCGAAGATGCCCTTCGAAGTGCGAGAAGCCACAGTACTCGATATGCAGGCCGCCATGGCGTCAGGACAAATATCGTCTGCCGAGCTAGTGACTGCGCATATGGCGCGGATCGAGGCGTTCGATCAAAAGGGGCCGTGCCTAAACGCCATGATTTGCTTAAACCCTAACGCCGGTGAAGATGCAGTGACACGCGACGCTGAGCGACAGCGGGGGCATGTTCGAGGTCCCCTTCATGGAATCCCGGTTATCCTCAAGGACAACTACACTACAAGAGAGATGCCGACTACGGCGGGGTCAGTTTCACTCGCAACTTTGCAGACTACCGATGATGCATTCCAGGTGAAGAAACTGCGAGACGCAGGAGCGATCATCCTTGGCAAGGCGAACATGGATGACCTGTCCAACGGTTCTGTATCCATGAGTTCGGTGCGGGGGCAGACCCTGAACCCCTACGATCTGCGGTTTGTTCCTGGCGGGTCGAGCGGCGGGAGCGCGGTCTCTGTAGCGGCCAGCTTTGCCCCAATCGCATTTGGGACCGATACAGGTATCTCAATTCGGCTCCCAGCCTCCGCCAATAACCTATTTGGGCTTCGTCCGACCAAGGGACTGTCGAGTATAACGGGAATTGTGCCAAGGTCTCGGACACACGATACTGCCGGACCGATGGCCCGCAATGTAGCAGACCTGGCCATCGCGCTCGATGCTACCGTTGGATACGATCCAAAAGACCCCGCGACTAGGGCGGCGCCGAAAGGGTTGACGCCCAGGTTTTTGGCATCACTTAATACAGAAAGCCTGCGCTGTGCGAAGTTCGGACTGGTCAAGAATCTGCACGGAGCCGTAGCCTCCGAAGTGAGTGTGATAATTGCCGCTGCAACCGAAACCTTGAGAAAAGCGGGTGCTTCGACGGTTGAATTAGAATTGCCGCTTGCGGACAGCCTGAATGAAGCTACTGTTTGGAACATGGAGTTCAAGTTTGACCTCGCTGAATTCCTCGCTGGCATTCCAAGCGCCCCTGTTCAATGTCTGGCAGACATACTGGAGGGTGGCGAATATTACCTTCCTTTTGAAGAGGAGTTTCGCCTTTGTGAGACGAGCCTCAGCCTCGATACTGACACTTACCGTACGGCTCTTGCGGAGCAGGTTCGCATTCGCGCCGCCGTGGTCTCGAAGATGGACGAACTCCAAGTCGATGCTCTTGTATATCCGATCACGAGAGTTGGGCCGGTTGAGATCGGTAAGATACAGCCGGGCGACTGCAATGGTAACCTAAGCGCCGTCACGGGCTTGCCGGCCTTGGCTGTTCCGGCCGGGTTCAGCGCGACAGGGCTTCCGGTCGGCATGGAATGGTTGGGTAGACCATTCGCAGATGAGCTACTTGTGCAACTGGCCTACGGCTACGAGGTTGTTGCTCGTCCACGTCGCGTACCCAGTACGACGCCTGCCCTCTCATAG
- a CDS encoding UPF0149 family protein produces MELGAPPRDAAPLGGMSALDDRALSDEALDAWMAVKPAPRPLVRTMSALDGFVTAAVTGPRYPDPQDWMCPLMGLPRDVLAKGSATDHAVFASLARIHNRINETLFDRPQDYAPRFATKPGGIDPRPWCQGFYAAMNLNIKRWKRLLDLKNPNHGLLLPILIYCVDKKGRPVLGKPRQGPETAHFIEHEAYKDIALVVPALRELHYVTRYDNPQ; encoded by the coding sequence ATGGAACTGGGCGCGCCGCCAAGAGATGCCGCTCCCCTTGGCGGCATGAGCGCGCTCGATGACAGGGCGCTGTCGGACGAGGCGCTCGATGCCTGGATGGCCGTCAAGCCCGCCCCCCGCCCGCTGGTGCGGACCATGTCGGCGCTGGATGGCTTCGTAACGGCGGCGGTCACCGGGCCGCGCTACCCGGACCCGCAAGACTGGATGTGCCCGCTCATGGGGTTGCCGCGCGACGTTCTGGCCAAAGGCTCTGCAACCGATCACGCAGTGTTTGCCAGCCTCGCCAGGATCCACAACCGGATCAACGAGACGCTCTTCGACAGACCCCAGGATTATGCGCCCCGATTCGCCACCAAGCCCGGCGGCATCGACCCCCGACCGTGGTGCCAGGGGTTCTACGCGGCCATGAATCTCAACATCAAACGCTGGAAACGGCTACTCGACCTCAAGAACCCCAACCACGGTCTGCTGCTGCCGATCCTGATCTATTGCGTCGACAAAAAGGGGCGGCCCGTCCTCGGCAAACCCAGGCAGGGGCCCGAGACCGCGCACTTCATCGAGCACGAAGCATACAAAGATATCGCCCTCGTCGTCCCCGCCCTTCGCGAACTCCACTATGTTACCCGTTATGATAACCCGCAGTGA
- the tnpC gene encoding IS66 family transposase, producing MDHDIGCASENYVAEIPWNRLELRENWSLRSIIPCATSYRQAQMMAAKGVDIERSTLARSAGYAAALLDPIYNRIREIGRTRTKIHTDDTRLPILAPGNGKTHKGALWVYVADDRNSGSQEPPIAWYRATMGRAGESVMTELAGFAGTLQADGFSGYNQIYKGGAIREAACLAHLRRKIFDVHDSQPTELSTTAMAGIQAIYRIEEEIRGLPPAERLTARRRRTRPLVRALRRQLMRQGNGLSRHADIAKAFAYGAKRWRAFNRFLYDGQLEPDNLIAERAIRGFTVGRRNWLFSGSFAAAERSAVVLSIIETCKLCGVDAEAYMADVTERIQNDWPASRWDELMPWNWARRQEMPLPLAA from the coding sequence CTGGATCATGACATCGGATGTGCTTCAGAAAATTATGTTGCGGAGATTCCCTGGAATCGCCTGGAACTTAGGGAGAACTGGAGCCTCCGCAGCATAATTCCGTGCGCAACATCTTACCGCCAGGCCCAGATGATGGCCGCCAAGGGCGTCGATATCGAGCGATCGACGCTTGCGCGCAGCGCCGGCTACGCCGCCGCCTTGCTCGATCCGATCTACAACCGCATCCGTGAGATCGGCCGTACCCGCACCAAGATCCACACCGACGACACGCGGCTTCCGATCCTGGCGCCCGGCAACGGCAAGACACACAAGGGCGCGCTCTGGGTTTACGTCGCCGACGACCGCAACTCGGGTTCGCAGGAGCCGCCGATTGCCTGGTATCGCGCCACCATGGGCCGCGCTGGCGAGAGCGTGATGACTGAGCTCGCCGGATTTGCCGGCACGCTGCAGGCCGACGGTTTCAGCGGCTATAACCAGATCTACAAGGGCGGCGCCATTCGAGAAGCTGCCTGCCTGGCCCATCTGCGTCGCAAGATATTCGACGTTCACGACAGCCAGCCGACCGAGCTCAGCACGACGGCCATGGCTGGTATCCAGGCGATCTACCGGATCGAGGAAGAGATACGGGGGCTCCCGCCCGCCGAGCGATTGACCGCACGACGAAGGCGGACCCGACCACTGGTCCGCGCGTTGCGACGACAGCTCATGCGCCAGGGCAACGGTTTGTCGCGCCATGCCGATATTGCCAAGGCCTTCGCCTACGGCGCCAAGCGATGGCGCGCGTTCAACCGCTTCCTCTACGATGGCCAACTCGAGCCCGACAACCTGATCGCGGAGCGCGCGATTCGTGGATTTACGGTCGGCAGGCGCAACTGGCTTTTCTCGGGCAGCTTCGCCGCGGCCGAGCGGTCAGCGGTCGTGCTCAGCATCATCGAGACCTGCAAGCTCTGCGGCGTCGATGCCGAAGCCTACATGGCCGATGTCACCGAGCGCATCCAAAACGATTGGCCAGCCTCGCGCTGGGACGAGCTGATGCCATGGAACTGGGCGCGCCGCCAAGAGATGCCGCTCCCCTTGGCGGCATGA
- a CDS encoding tyrosine-type recombinase/integrase: MFEVLFSRPHAIARYRSAPLLRERLLYLAHCKQIGIKLETLCKIAASQLDLVRILDLHDNDSSILLKVGKAFRLWSLPVECKSRPRARRRFFGYAERWMRFMGWLGEHEATRHSHTREVTIFAARMSSEHGWADTTVEGCCRTINCFFDWLEGRGVDLASVGIDMIDQFVARYHARGCSRSTIHLYAQQLRGFVRFAGQQGWCKPGLADGIMPPQRYPGETIPKGLSRDEVIRLLATTEGDRPHDMRARAILMLLITYGLRAGEVSGLQLGDFDWEQEMLRVRCPKPGRTHLYPLSPGVGQTILRYLREVRPAHPDRRLFLTMKAPIRPLSRGVIKGIVCTRLDSLGVTGKRRGPHALRHAAAQHLLDQGLSMKAVGDFLGHRSTAATSIYAKVQLNILREVAKIDLEGLL, translated from the coding sequence ATGTTTGAGGTTCTTTTTAGCCGACCGCATGCGATCGCACGGTATCGTTCCGCTCCATTGCTCAGGGAGCGGCTCCTCTATCTTGCCCATTGCAAGCAAATCGGCATCAAGCTTGAGACGCTGTGCAAGATCGCCGCCTCCCAGCTGGACCTGGTGCGCATTCTCGATTTGCACGACAACGACAGCTCGATCTTGCTCAAGGTTGGGAAAGCTTTCCGGCTTTGGTCTCTACCCGTCGAATGCAAATCACGACCTCGCGCGCGTCGACGATTCTTCGGGTACGCTGAGCGATGGATGCGCTTTATGGGTTGGCTTGGGGAGCACGAGGCGACACGCCACTCCCATACGCGCGAGGTCACTATCTTCGCGGCGCGCATGTCTTCTGAACATGGATGGGCGGATACCACGGTCGAAGGATGTTGCCGGACGATCAATTGCTTTTTCGACTGGCTGGAAGGGAGAGGCGTCGATCTAGCGTCGGTCGGGATCGACATGATCGATCAGTTTGTCGCGCGCTATCACGCACGCGGCTGCAGTCGATCAACCATCCATCTCTATGCGCAACAACTGCGTGGATTCGTTCGGTTCGCCGGACAGCAGGGCTGGTGCAAGCCGGGCTTGGCCGATGGGATCATGCCGCCGCAACGCTATCCCGGCGAGACAATTCCGAAAGGGTTGAGCCGGGACGAGGTCATCCGCCTGCTCGCCACTACTGAGGGCGACCGCCCTCATGATATGCGCGCCCGTGCCATCCTGATGCTGCTGATCACCTACGGTCTGCGCGCCGGTGAGGTTAGCGGCCTTCAACTCGGCGATTTCGACTGGGAGCAGGAGATGTTACGGGTGCGCTGCCCCAAGCCTGGACGTACGCATCTCTATCCGCTTTCACCAGGCGTGGGGCAGACGATCCTGCGTTACCTGCGCGAGGTTCGCCCCGCGCACCCCGACCGGAGGCTGTTCCTGACGATGAAGGCCCCGATCAGGCCGCTTAGCCGCGGAGTAATAAAGGGAATCGTCTGTACCCGTCTCGATAGTCTTGGGGTCACCGGCAAACGCCGCGGTCCGCATGCGCTGCGCCATGCCGCCGCCCAACACCTCCTCGATCAAGGTTTGTCGATGAAAGCGGTCGGCGACTTTCTCGGCCATCGAAGCACCGCAGCTACCTCAATCTACGCAAAGGTGCAGCTCAATATTCTTCGCGAGGTTGCGAAGATTGATCTGGAGGGGCTGCTATGA
- a CDS encoding tyrosine-type recombinase/integrase, protein MILRDAIDHYVAWRRAHGARFFTSANTLYQFCKSVPEHRRCDAVTESEVRRFLAGTGPLTRWRANKYAALAGFYRYAISRGYAALSPLPSADEEPRDPQSAPSYIYSREELERLFGAIDISRKRAIRLDADTFRTLLLILYGAGLRTSEALHLSMSDVDFADAVLTVRDTKFYKSRLVPVAPQLAGALSAYAERRSDRPLPQGMASAFLANRDGTQVRKHNVDHALKRLLETTGIDRKDDGRRAPCLHAFRLRRGNQRESAASIRMRMPADWNAGRA, encoded by the coding sequence ATGATCCTCCGTGACGCGATCGACCACTATGTAGCGTGGCGGCGAGCCCATGGCGCCCGATTTTTTACCAGCGCAAACACATTGTACCAATTTTGCAAGAGCGTTCCTGAGCACCGGCGCTGCGATGCTGTTACAGAAAGCGAGGTGCGACGGTTCCTCGCCGGAACTGGTCCGCTCACCCGTTGGCGTGCTAACAAGTACGCTGCTCTCGCCGGATTTTACCGGTATGCGATCAGCCGCGGTTATGCCGCCCTGTCGCCGCTGCCGTCGGCGGACGAAGAGCCGAGAGACCCGCAATCGGCGCCGTCTTACATTTACTCTCGCGAAGAACTGGAGCGCCTGTTCGGCGCCATCGATATCAGCCGCAAGCGCGCCATTCGGCTCGATGCCGACACCTTCCGCACACTGCTGTTGATCCTGTACGGAGCTGGTCTGCGAACCAGCGAGGCGCTCCACCTGTCCATGAGCGACGTCGACTTTGCAGATGCCGTACTGACCGTACGGGACACCAAATTCTACAAAAGTCGCCTCGTTCCCGTCGCTCCGCAACTCGCCGGCGCGCTTAGTGCTTATGCCGAACGACGTTCGGACCGTCCGCTGCCACAAGGGATGGCGTCCGCCTTCCTTGCAAACCGCGATGGAACACAGGTGAGGAAGCACAATGTCGATCATGCATTGAAACGGCTGCTCGAGACCACCGGAATCGATCGCAAGGATGACGGCCGGCGCGCCCCGTGTCTGCACGCCTTTCGACTGCGGCGCGGCAATCAACGTGAGAGCGCAGCGTCAATCAGGATGAGAATGCCGGCGGATTGGAACGCAGGGAGGGCGTAG
- the istA gene encoding IS21 family transposase: MPGRHVTDHHMRLFMKFRQTNTTAVAAAKASISIATAYRIEKDSRLPSQKKAPRQRRRADPLADIFEAEVAPMLRAAPGIRAIAIFDEMIRRHPELGAGIRRTIERRVRAWRAVHGEEQEVIFRQVHVPGRMGLSDFTDMAAAGVTIAGQPLDHRLYHFRLAYSGFEHAHVVLGGESFVALAEGLQNALWSLGGAPREHRSDSLSAAFRNLDKDAREDLTRRYDELCGHYGMTPSRNNRGIAHENGSVEGPHGHLKRAINDALLMRGSSDFDDLAAYRRFVDEIVSRVNARNSKRIDIERAELQELPVRRTSDYEEVTVRITSSGGFTLRKVFYTVPSRLIGHRLRVRLFDDRLDIFIGGTQLMTLPRGRASSNGKHDQVVNYRHVIHSLRRKPMALLNLVYRDQLFPREAYRRTFDVLIERLPERQACRTMVELLAMAHERGCESELADQLTASLQARRLPNMAALRERFAPDPARLPSVVVRLAPLNAYEALLGANLTGDAA; the protein is encoded by the coding sequence GTGCCCGGCCGCCACGTAACCGATCACCATATGAGGCTTTTCATGAAGTTCCGGCAGACCAATACGACGGCCGTCGCGGCGGCGAAGGCGTCGATCAGTATCGCCACGGCCTATCGCATCGAGAAGGATTCGAGACTGCCGTCACAAAAGAAGGCGCCGCGGCAACGGCGCCGTGCCGACCCTCTCGCCGATATTTTCGAAGCCGAGGTCGCGCCCATGCTGAGGGCAGCTCCGGGCATTCGGGCGATCGCCATCTTCGACGAGATGATCCGGCGTCATCCCGAGCTTGGAGCCGGCATTCGCCGCACGATCGAGCGTCGCGTCCGAGCCTGGCGCGCCGTCCATGGCGAGGAACAGGAGGTCATCTTCCGGCAGGTTCACGTACCCGGGCGCATGGGATTGTCGGATTTCACCGACATGGCAGCCGCCGGCGTCACGATCGCGGGCCAGCCACTCGATCACCGGCTCTACCATTTCCGGCTCGCCTATTCCGGCTTCGAGCATGCGCATGTCGTGCTCGGTGGCGAGAGTTTCGTCGCTCTGGCGGAAGGCCTGCAGAACGCGCTGTGGTCGCTCGGCGGGGCTCCCCGCGAGCATCGCAGCGACAGCCTGTCGGCGGCGTTCCGCAACCTGGACAAGGACGCCCGGGAGGACCTGACGCGCCGCTACGACGAACTGTGCGGCCACTACGGCATGACCCCTTCCCGCAACAATCGCGGCATCGCGCATGAGAACGGCTCCGTCGAAGGCCCGCACGGCCATCTCAAGCGGGCGATCAATGACGCGCTGCTGATGCGGGGATCGAGCGATTTCGACGACCTGGCAGCCTACCGTCGCTTTGTCGACGAGATCGTCAGCCGCGTGAATGCTCGCAACTCCAAGCGCATCGACATCGAGCGGGCCGAACTCCAGGAACTGCCCGTCCGGCGCACTTCCGACTACGAGGAGGTCACCGTGCGCATAACGTCATCGGGCGGGTTCACGCTGCGCAAGGTGTTCTACACCGTGCCCTCACGCCTGATCGGCCACCGCCTCAGAGTGCGGCTCTTCGATGATCGGCTGGATATCTTCATCGGCGGCACGCAGCTCATGACGCTGCCGCGCGGGCGCGCCTCTTCAAACGGCAAGCACGACCAGGTCGTCAATTATCGGCATGTCATCCATTCGCTGCGCCGCAAGCCGATGGCGCTGCTCAACCTCGTCTATCGTGACCAGCTCTTCCCCCGCGAGGCCTACCGGCGAACCTTCGACGTGCTCATAGAGCGACTGCCTGAGCGGCAGGCCTGCCGCACCATGGTCGAGCTTCTCGCCATGGCGCACGAGCGCGGCTGCGAGAGCGAACTGGCTGATCAACTGACCGCCTCGCTACAGGCACGGCGATTGCCCAATATGGCTGCTTTGCGGGAACGGTTCGCGCCGGATCCCGCCCGGCTGCCGAGTGTCGTCGTGCGTCTTGCTCCGCTCAACGCCTATGAAGCCCTGCTTGGCGCCAACCTGACAGGAGATGCGGCATGA